Part of the Polaribacter sp. Hel1_33_78 genome is shown below.
TAAACCCAATTTTAAATTCATTTCAGCAAACGGTGAATAAGTATAAGATTCCTGATGAAATGGTGCAGGCTTTTTTAAAAAGTATGAAAGCTGATTTATTTAAAACTGAATATCAAACAAAAGCGGAATATGACGAATATATTTATGGTTCTGCAGATGTTGTAGGATTAATGTGTTTAAAAGTATTCGTAAACGGAAATGACGAAATGTATGAAGCATTAAAAGATGCGGCAATGCGTTTAGGTTCTGCATTTCAAAAAGTGAATTTTTTACGTGATCTCAAAGATGATTATGAGGTTTTAAATCGTTCCTACTTTCCAAATATAAATTTGGGAGAACTAAATGCAGCTTCAAAACAAATTATTATTGATGAAATTGAAGATGATTTTGATTTTGCTTACAAAAATGGGATTCTAAAATTACCTGTTGAAGCAAAATTTGGAGTGTATATGGCGTATAGATATTACAGACGATTGTTAAAAAAATTAAAAGCAGTGCCCTCAGAAAAAATCATGGATACTCGTATTCGTATTTCAGATCCAATGAAAATAAACTTATTGGCAAGAAGTTATGTGAAATATAAATTAAATATCATAAAATAATGTTCGGACTAATTACTCTTGTTGTTTTTTTATTGATGGAAGGCATCACTTGGTGTACACATAAATTTGTAATGCATGGTTTTGGATGGTATTTGCATGAAGATCATCATAAACCAAAATATCAAGGTTTTGAGAAAAATGATGCTTTTTTTGTTGTTTTTGCCATCCCTAGTATTGCTTTATTCTATTATGGTACATATACAGAACATACCTATTTATTTTTTATAGGATTAGGTATTTTATGCTATGGATTGGCCTACTTTTTGGTACATGATGTATTAATTCATCAACGTTTTAAATGGTTTAAAAACACCAACAACTTTTATTTGAGAGGATTAAGAAAGGCGCACAAGATTCATCACAAAAATATGAGAAAAGAAGATAGCCAATGTTTTGGAATGTTATTTGTACCCTTTAAATATTTTCAAAAACCTAAAATTTAAACATTAAATTTAAAGGATACTTTACTATATCCTTAACTCTTTATTTAAATATTAAGCTCATTTAACCCAAATGAATTATTACGATTACATAATTGTTGGTGGAGGTGCTTCTGGCTTAATGATGGCGTACAGAATGTCTAAAGATGCTTTTTTTGATGATAAATCAATCCTAATTTTAGATAGAGAAAAGAAAAATGCAAACGATAGAACTTGGTGTTATTGGGAAACTGATAATGATGAGTGGAATGGAATTGTAAGTGCATCTTGGAAAAATATTATTTTTAAAAGTAAATTGTATGCTACGAAAGAAAATATTGCTCCTTATCAATATAAAATGATTCGTAGTAAAGATTTTTATTCAAAAATCTGGTCTCATTTAGAAACAAAATCAAATATTACTTTTCAAACAGCAAATGTTGTAAGCCTTCATCAGGGAGTTGAGGAAGCAGAAGTAATTACTGCTGGTACAATTTTTAAAACAAAGACAATTTTAAACAGTATTTTGTTTACTGATGCGTATAAGAAACAAACCAAATTTCCTGTTTTGCAGCAGCATTTTGTTGGTTTTTTTATACAAACGAAGAAAGATTTTTTTGATGATAGTGCTGCCACTTTTATGGATTTTACAGTGGCTCAAAAAGAAAATACCCGTTTTATGTATATTTTGCCTTATGCTAAAAATGAAGCTTTATTTGAATATACCTTGTTTTCAAAAGATATACTGCCTTATGAAGACTACAAATTAGAAATTGAAAAATATTTAGAGGAGAGAAATATTACAGATTATGAAATTGTAGAAAAGGAGCAAGGTTCCATACCTATGACATGTTATAAATTTTGGAAACACAATTCTAAAAACATCATCAATATTGGTACAGCAGGAGGTTGGTCTAAAGCAAGTACGGGTTTTACCTTTAAAAATACCACTAGAAAAACGGCAAAACTCATTACGCATATAAAACAGGATAAACCATTAACAGAATTTCATAAAATTGATAAATTTTGGTTTTACGACCTATTGTTGTTAGATATTCTCTCTAAAAAAAACCATTTAGGAGCTTCCATTTTTGCGAAAATGTTTCAAAAAAATCATCCAAAAAAAATATTAAAGTTTTTAGATGAAGAGACTTCTTTATTGGAAGATTTACAAATTGAATTAAAAATGCCTCCAATTAATTTTATCAAAGCACTTTTTCAGAG
Proteins encoded:
- a CDS encoding phytoene/squalene synthase family protein, producing MKDLFDRVSNDCSKLVTKSYSTSFSLAVNMLSPIIRSDIYNIYGFVRFADEIVDTFHDYDKEKLMEHFERDYYLSKEFGISLNPILNSFQQTVNKYKIPDEMVQAFLKSMKADLFKTEYQTKAEYDEYIYGSADVVGLMCLKVFVNGNDEMYEALKDAAMRLGSAFQKVNFLRDLKDDYEVLNRSYFPNINLGELNAASKQIIIDEIEDDFDFAYKNGILKLPVEAKFGVYMAYRYYRRLLKKLKAVPSEKIMDTRIRISDPMKINLLARSYVKYKLNIIK
- a CDS encoding sterol desaturase family protein, which translates into the protein MFGLITLVVFLLMEGITWCTHKFVMHGFGWYLHEDHHKPKYQGFEKNDAFFVVFAIPSIALFYYGTYTEHTYLFFIGLGILCYGLAYFLVHDVLIHQRFKWFKNTNNFYLRGLRKAHKIHHKNMRKEDSQCFGMLFVPFKYFQKPKI
- a CDS encoding lycopene cyclase family protein, which codes for MNYYDYIIVGGGASGLMMAYRMSKDAFFDDKSILILDREKKNANDRTWCYWETDNDEWNGIVSASWKNIIFKSKLYATKENIAPYQYKMIRSKDFYSKIWSHLETKSNITFQTANVVSLHQGVEEAEVITAGTIFKTKTILNSILFTDAYKKQTKFPVLQQHFVGFFIQTKKDFFDDSAATFMDFTVAQKENTRFMYILPYAKNEALFEYTLFSKDILPYEDYKLEIEKYLEERNITDYEIVEKEQGSIPMTCYKFWKHNSKNIINIGTAGGWSKASTGFTFKNTTRKTAKLITHIKQDKPLTEFHKIDKFWFYDLLLLDILSKKNHLGASIFAKMFQKNHPKKILKFLDEETSLLEDLQIELKMPPINFIKALFQRVF